atttttaaatttgattgaaaacacagtcaaaccTTTTTAAACTGAAACACAACAGCTAAATTAATAGAAAGGCATTCAAGTCACAGAGAATAATGGATAAGCCTGTAGAACCAGTAAATAAGTGGGGGAGTTCTACTGTAAAGTTTGAGTAAAGTTTAAGAAtaattagatgaaaaaaaagcaTATCTTCTTTACTACATATGACTttgatataaaagtaaaaaataacttaccaactaaatatatatgatgagactacattattttttatatgtattaaataatatttaatatacaatgatgattttctttatttttattagttaatagattatgataataatagttattgtattattccatttcttcttttatattatttgaggTATTAAAAGAATCTCAATATCTCTTAAAagatttttattcaaaacatattttattattgttttattcaaaaGAAGTCCATTATTGTTCTAAGTTAACTTCAATTACTTGATAACACCTTAATCCTTCAATAAATTTGTTCTTTAAGAAAGATTTGGTCTAAAAATGACCATAAAATCTCCTAAATTTCTGTCACTGAGACTAAATCTAATTGAAATGGacttaaattaataaagatatattttttgtttacatGATAAATTTATAGCACAacagacaaaaagaaaattcgaaataaaaagaaatatagctTATGCAACTTCTCAAGAGTTTCATctcaatttatgaaaaaaattatttttgtttatttattagtgGAAATACAAGCATGATAATTTTCGTGTCCTAATCATTGTATATTCTTAAAAGAAAGTGTTTGAAAATATCACAAACGTGTGTTGTCATGTTATAAGGTGAAGGGAAAATATTAAGATAAGTTGTTATATGAGAAAGGTTGTTGATATCTTTTAGTCATTTGGAGGTGCttctttgttaataaaaatgaCTTTAAACCTCAAATGACATAGAAATGAGAAGAAATATGATAGATGGCTTCGTTGTTCTACTAATTCTTTCTAATGGAAGAACATTGATAATCATTTTCCCCGTAAGAGTTAATGAAGTGTTTAGGCTAGCACAAATGGAACCAAcctttttgataatttatatatcaatcaTAATTCTTGACACTTGTTGCTAGTTATTTACATCTTATATCTAGGTTAcacatgaagaaaaaaatattaaatgttattcaTGATAATTTCTAGTTCTTGAcatttagaaaatgaaatatatgtttattttacttcactaattaaagatttataattattagaaaatgatatttaagtctttaataatatattaaaaagctATCGTACATATTATAtgttgagaaaatatttaatggACATTAAAAAAcgaaatttttcttaaatagaaggacattcaaatttaaaaaaatgaaaaaaaaaacaatatatcaacttttttttagagATATCAAACATTTGACTATGAAATTTATTGGAGAAGAAGTCCATCTTCTTTAATCTTCTGTATTAGAACAAATTAGAAGTCCGATTGtgtataaatatgatatttagagaaatgtgtttatatatttgttgattttaaaataagagaattatttttatatttagtttgtgGAAGGATATTGATATCACGCTCAAGAAAAATGAGAAGGTGAATGATAAGTCATGGTATTAATAGTCAAAGGTTACATATAAGACTAAATTTATAACTCAAAACTCTAAAGTTCTCACACTACAAAGTTCTCACAAAGAGAAAACTAAATTTTCCTCCTAATTATCTATTTGTATCATTTTACAAGTGTGTCCTTTTACATGATGAATTAGacaatatatttctaattttgcaTGGAGTGATATTGAATAGCCACAAATAACTAACACCTTCTAATGTTGTCTTTAACAAATCATCATCTTccatattgaataaaaaaagattaaaaaattgtcaaaaaaactaaaaagtaatTTGACATCTTTAGAATCATGTTGCAACTAGGGTCAAGACAAGACAacgaaaataatttaaaaaatataaagaagttgtcaccatattttattttaaaaacctataaaaaaaaaccataaacataaaacatcatatgtaaaaattagatttttattcaGGAATCAGTTACCCATAGGAAATATATTAGAATCCTAAAACTCTCATCTAAAGATGATACCTTTGATGAAATGTAGAAATACCAATGTAatggttaaaatatttattttccctaaaataataaacaatttttatattttttattgagaaaatacttttaaaaatatttatttagaccTAATAAGGTTTGACCTTATTCAGGTGTATATGGAAAATCAAGATTACAAAGTcctttaaattatttagaaaatgattttgaaaactttataattttgaaaataaatatgacaTTGATTGACCTCGGTCATATGTAACTCCATCGAGAATGGAAGATCAATCAACGTAATTCTTATTGAAatctttttgtttgaaaatgttaatatattaactttttaaaattttatgtttttgatatttttttacaagATACAATCATACTAATACTAAAATCTTTACAAGATAACATGGATGACATTCTGACATCCATAAccattactaattttaaaagttgtctgttttcttttaaaaaaaatatttataaaacatataaacatacATTAGAATGTAACCTTGAAAAGTATTAAAGTAAAATGGGTTTAATACAATAAGTCCCAAAAAAGTAGACCTAAACTTAAGagataaacaataatttaataatattaaatttgcaTTAAATGGTGATCCCATTTataacttaaaacataaaatagttATACATACAATGTATATGTATTTTAAGATTTACAactaattaagaattaaatatgcaaAACCAAAGTCAAGAAATTTATTtggaatattttaaaactaaactcGTCAATCTTTCTCATGACTTCACTTAAATATATGTCTAAAATTTCATTAACACTCAAGTCTCTAATGTAGTCCACATCTTtggttcaattattttaaagttgaagTCACTAACCGTTGTCACCATTTTAGTTGAATTATTCTAAAGTTGAAGTTGCCAACCATTCCCACGACtttagttcaaattttttttgcaGATTGGAGTCACCAACCTTAAGTATGACTTTAGTTAGTAGAAGTTGTCAAATATTAATATGACTTGTAttgaacattatttttaacataagtCGCAAAAAGCTTTCAGGTCTTTATGAAGTTGATCTAAGTTTAAATGTCGAAGGAATAATTTGTCAAAAACCAAATTGGTGCATAACCCTATCAACTTAGTAGAATTCAATTGTGACAAAACAAATAAGAGGATTTCGGGCTCGATAAACCACAAAATCTAACATTAATCAATGGAACAACATCCTTCATGATATAAGGAATTTAGATGAACTGCAATAAGTTTCGTacatattagataaaaatattttaaaaaattacatgaaaagTTTGACTAAAAACCTCTGTCGGGTGCATCCTGTTAAGAATCATAGATTCGATTACTGTCTTAATGACAGTTGGTTACTGTCTTAATGACagtttgtttttctgttttcttattttatctttgtttccCCTTCCCCACTCCTTTTGATTgtaacacaaaacacaaaatcattGTAATAAAATCAGATTTCACAGAAACAAGGAAAGATAGAGTTTTTCTTACTCTTCTCGTTATCCCTTTCATTTTTGTCTTCTTGGTCGCCACCGTCCACCGCCTCTAGGATCGCCGGACGTCCTCCGTCTTCATCATCGGATTTCTCATCACTGGAgctctcttctctctcctcacTCTCGGTAAAGCTTTACTGATTTGAGGTAAAGCCTCTGACCCCATCCACTCTATTATCTCCTACGGGCCATGGGTCATTGAGCTGAATATTCAAGTGCACAGTATTGGGCTTTTAccaatatggtatcagagcaggtctaGTACCTGCTCTGCTTCCGCTGCCTTCATAGTTAATCTTGATATCTTCTTGGACTGTTTCTTGCTCTTCTTTAATGGAACAAATGGATCAATCTTGCAACCCATCTAGTCCTTATTATCTGCACCCAGGAGAAAACCCAGGACTTATGCTCGTTACACAGGTTCTGAATGAAAACAACTACTCTTCTTGGAGTAGAAGTATGAGGAGAGCCTTGCTTtccaagaataaaataaagtttgttgaTGGGTCCATAAAGAAACCCCAGAAAACTGATACACTGTTTGATGCATGGGAAAGGTGCAACATGATGATTTTATCTTGGATAACAAAGGCTCTTTCACCACACATTGCTGAAAGCGTCATATATGCTGAAGAAGCTAAGGATTTATGGGATGAACTGAAAGAAAGGTTCTCTAAAGGTGATTATTTCAAGATTTCAGACCTGCTTCAGGATATACATTCTATCAAACAAGGAGAAAGGGGAGTGAGCCAGTTCTTCACAGATCTGAAGATTCTGTGGGAAGAGTTAGAGTCCCTAAGACCCATACCAACCTGCACATGCCAGGTCCCATGTAGCTGTGATCTTTCAAGGATATTCTTGAAGTACAGAGAAATGGAACATGTGATATGTTTCTTAAAAGGTCTTAATGATTCTTACAGTACAATCAGAACACAAATTCACCTCATGGATCCTCTTCCCAATATCAATAGGGTCTTCTCTCTTATTATGCAACAAGAAAGACAAGAAAAGCAAGGTGTTGTTGATATCAAAGCTCTAGCCAGTATGACTGACAGAAACAATCAATGGAGAAACCAGGGAAACCAAGGAAGAGGTTATGGAACCCGTGGTCAAGGAAGAGGAAGGGGAAGAAATCCTAACTATGGCAAACAATGTTCATATTGTAACAAAATGAATCACACCATAGACGAGTGTTATTCTAAGCACGGGTATCCACCGTGGTACAAGAAAGGAGACAACAACCAAGAAAAGAGGAGTGACTGGAGTTCTGTGAATATTTGTCAGAACAGTACCGAACCAGAAGGGACTCAAAACACACAACAGACTGGTAATAGCAATGTTTTTAATTCATTCACAACTGAACAAATGGAAAAACTTCTCAGAATGATAGATAGAGCTGATGAATCCTctcacaaaatcaatcaagttTAAAGGAATGAGACTGAAAATAGACAAGGTAATCTTTCTTGGATAATTGACACAGGTGCCACAGATCATGTGAcacatgataaaagaaattttgttactttttataaaatcagACCTGTTTCTATTAAACTGCCAAATAATACTACTCTCACAGCATAGCACGCAGGAATAGTGCAGTTTTCATAGgactttatcattttcaatgtGCTCTATATTcctgaattttgttttaatctaaTTTCTGTTCAAAGTCTTATTAAAGACTTGGACTGTAACCTAACTTTTTCCTCTAAGACTTGTTAGATAAGGGAGAACCatacattgaagatgattggatgtgCTGATTCTTGGGAAGGACTCTATTACTTGCAAGCTTTTCCTAAACCTGATCAAAGATACACTTTAAAGTCTACTTTTTCTTGTAAGAATGTAGATGTTAGTATGTGGCACTATAGATTAGGCCACCCAGGAGATAGGGTTGTAAAACAGATTAGTGATAATTTTCCCTATGTTAAAATTGACACTGATTTTGTATGTGACACCTGCCATTATGCTAAACAGCGGAAATTGCCTTTCTCCAAAAGTGCTTCTATTACTACcgaatgttttgaaattcttgtgATATTTGGGGCCCTCTAAACACTATCTCTGTTCATGGTCATAAGTACTTCCTCACCATAGTTGATGATTACAGTAGACACACATGGGTGTTCCTAATGAGTAATAAAGGTCAAACAAGAGTTTTACTACAGAATTTTGTTGCCaaaatcaaaaaccagtttAACAAAACAGTCAAAACCATTAGATCTGATAATGGTCTTGAATTTAATTGTGTGGATTTCTATGGTTTACATGGGATTAACCATCAAAGAAGTTGTGTTGAAACCCCTGAacaaaattcagttgttgaaagaaaacatcaacatatactaaGTGTTACCCGGACCCTTCTTTTTCAATCTAACGTCCCTGATTCTTACTGGTCTTATGCCATTGGGCATGCTGTTTATCTAATAAATAGGCTGCCCACTCCTattcttaaaaacaaaacacCGTATGATCTGCTTTACAACCTACCACCCACTTATTTAGATATTAAAACCTTTGGCTGCTTGTGTTTTGCTTCAACTCTTGAAAATAATAGAAGTAAGCTTGACCCAAGAGCTAGAAAGGGAATCTTTCTAGGATATAAGAATGGTGTGAAAGGTTACATCGTGCTTGACATAAACACCAAGGAACTTTTTATAAGCAGAAATGTTGTCTTCCATGAAGATGTTTTTCCTTACAGAAAACTGCAGGGCAGCAGAGAAGGCTATGACAGTGAAGAAGACAAAGCTGATTCTCTCAATGACCTCCTAGAAGATCACTATCCTATCAACAACGATGTACATACTGAGCCAAATAACGCTGACCAAGAACAGCTGCAGCAGACCACCAATAGTGAAGACAATAATGACAGTACGAGAAGCAATCAAGAAAATCAAAGATACAGAAGGTCTGAAAGACCAAGAAAGAGTCCAGGATATCTGAAAGATTATGTCCACCAAGTCAATCAATCCCTGACTATGAGAAACAGTCTTAAAACTCCACATCCGATCTATAATTTATGCTGTGATAATCTTTCAGAGAAACATTTGAGGTACACCCTGGCTGTTACTGGAAATAAAGAACCCATATCCTATAATGAGGCCAAGGACATGAAGGAATGGGTAGAGGCCATGCAGAGAGAAATAAAAGCCTTGCAAGACAATAAAACCTGGGTCTTGACTCACCTCCCTCCAGGAAAAGCTGCTATAGGATGCAAATGGGTCTACAAGACAAAATACAAAGCTGATGGCAGCATAGAAAGGTTCAAAGCTCGATTAGTGGCTAAAGGGTACACACAGCAGGAGGGAATAGACTATCTTGACACATTTTCCCCTGTAGCTAAACTTACCACAGTTAGACTACTGATTGCTCTGGTAGCTTCAAATAATTGGTTTCTACATCAACTAGATGTTGACTGTTGACAATGCTTTCTTACATGGAGATCTAAATGAAGAAGTTTACATGGAGTTACCTCCAGGTCTAAACACCCACAATAAGGGATAGGTTTGCAGGTTAACTAAATCTTTGTATGGACTGAAACAAGCCAGTAGGCAATGGTTTGAAAAACTGTCTTCCTTCTTAATATCTGCCAATTATGTCCAATCACAGTCTGATCACTCACTATTCATTAGAAAAACACCTACAAGCTTTACTGCTTTACttgtatatgtggatgacattaTATTAACAGGTAACTCTATGATGGAAATCAATGGCATAAAGGAACTTCTACACAACAAATTCCGTATTAAGGACCTTGGAGAACTCAAATACTTCCTAGGTATGGAGGTGGCCAGATCTAAGAAGGGTATTCATCTATGTCAAAGAAAGTATGCTTTGGACATACTTGAGGAAATAGGAATGTTAGGCTGTAAGCCTTCTTCTACTCCCTTTTTAAGTGATACCAGCCCTCTATATAAATCCGACAGCTATCTTGATGATCCAGGTCCTTATAGAAAGCTGATAGGGAAGTTACTATACCTTACCAACACTAGGCctgatttatgttttacaattaaTCTGCTTAGTCAATTCATGCAATCACCTACTGACTATCACTATCGGGCCATTCAACATATCCTCAGGTACATTAAATCCAATCCTTCTCAAGGGCTATTTTTTGCTGCTGACTCACCTATACAATTAAAGGCCTTTAGTGACTCTAACTGGGCAACATGTCCCAACACCAGAAGATCCACAACGGGGTTCAGTGTTTTCCTTGGAACCTCACTCATTTCCTGGAAGTCTAAGAAGCAGAAAACTGTATCTAGATCCTCTACTGAAGCTGAGTATAGGGCGCTTGCAGCCACTGTATGTGAAATACAGTGGCTCTGTTATCTTTTACAGGACCTACAAACTAAAGAATCAGGGACTCCAGCCTTGTACTGCGACAACAAGTCTGCAAGGCATATAGCTCATAACCAGAGCTTCCACGAACGGACCAAGCATATTGAGCTTGACTGTCACGTTGTTCATGAAAAGGTTCAACAAGGCCTTCTGAATCTACTTCCCGTCCGATCTGATGAGCAGCTGGTCGACCTCTTCACCAAATTTCCACATCGCGTCAGATTCAAGTCGGTTGTTCCCAAGCTTGGACTGGTGAGTATACACAGTTCAGCTTGAGGGGAGGCTGTTAAGAATCATAGATTCGGTTACTATCTTAATGACAGTTGGTTACTGTCTTAATGACagtttgtttttctgttttcttattttatctttgtttccCCTTCCCCACAGAGCTCTATATATATAGAGCTCTCCCTTTCCTTTTGATTgtaacacaaaacacaaaatcattGTAATAAAATCAGATTTCACAGAAACAAGGAAAGATAAAGTTTTTCTTACTCTTCTCGTTATCCCCTTCATTTTTGTCTTCTTGGTCGCCGTCGTCCACTGCCTCTAGGATCACCAGACGTCCTCCGTCTTCATCATCGGATTTCTCATCACTGGAgctctcttctctctcctcgCTCTCGGTAAAGCTTTACTGATTTGAGGTAAAGCCTCTGACCCCATCCACTCTATTATCTCCTACGGGCCATGGGTTGGGCTGAATATTCAAGTGCACAATATTGGGCTTTTACCAATACATTCgaatttagaataatttatcttaggattaaatatgtttttagtccctatactttggagcgattttggttttagtccattttcaaactatggtacaatttagtccttcaactttagaaaactctggttttagtcttttttaccatttttttttaactttatttgatgtttcaagcacgtttcttagttaacattaaagcaaaaatgtgtcaaacagtgtaaacaatccaaatgctataacgaaatgtgtttgaaacaacaaataaagttaaaaaaaattggtaaaaaaaactaaaaccagagttttctaaagttgaaggactaaattgtatcatagtttgaaaatggactaaaaccaaaatcgccctaaagtatagggactaaaaacatatttaaccctttatctTATTAAAACCTTGCTCGACAAAAAAgatctaattgaaaaaaaaaaattcgagCTAAGAAAAAGAGTTCTCATCTctttatgataatcaattaccaaATGCATAACTTATAAATATGTGATCATTCGAAAAAGtccttaaatatgttttcatatgGACATATGCATCAATTGGTTAAATGCTTTAAAAGTAGTTTTAAGATGAATTTCCACCTCAACTCCTTTTAAtgctttttaaaatagttattgtaTAAGTTTTTACCCAAGCTTATGCATTACTTTTATCACTTTTGAAATAGTTCTTAGATTGTTTCATGCGTTGCTTTTAAtgcttttgaaatatttataggATATAAGAAAAGCTTCCTCTAAAGGTTGTGGTGGTGTTTAGTTTGTTTGAGTTCAAATATTATGAGGAATTGATACCCTTAAAACCAATCTTCCACCACCACACCACCTCGGAATCAATATTGATCactaattttgttaaaattcataataataaactCGTATTCTTTGATTGCACTCATTACCAAAACTGTTCAATTAATTGTTATTGCTTCAATTAATACCATTACACATAACACTAGATTATTTTGTGGAGACAAGATAAGTTTTTATCTATCCTACCTACCATAAACATCAAACATTCTTATCTGATTTGGTAAAGTAGTTTTCAAAATGAATTGAGGGATTATTGACGTGTAACCAACATCTAAATCAGAACTTACAAAAGAGTAAGAAACTAATAATAAGGATGAGAAGAGAAATTTCATGAATAATGTTACTTTTTCcatttattatattagaaaggttataaaaaagttttaactcatgataaataagaaagagaaaatacaaCTTTCACCTTTTAACTGGTATGATTCCTTCACCATCCATAATAagatgtttatttaattatttttatgttatcatAACTCAATTcctattaattatttcttatcttattaaaaacctaaaaatttgaaatattttatcataaatcaATATCTATTAATAGGttacactaaaaaaaaatcactcaatATCAAACTAACACATTAATAAAAACTATCATCTTACCTAGTAATATGTTTTTAACAAcaaatactattttaatttaaaaaaggaatactaaataaaaaaacaattcaatttaTTCGTAAACtaacatgaaaatatataaaaaaaatataattacataatttcttaaaaagattGGACCCCTTTTTTTATTGATGGGTCCTAGACCATAACAGTTTCAAAAAGGCGGCTTCTTTTTGTACCCCTATTATTTTTTCCTGCACCCATAGTCTTATTGAAATGATTTCATCACccttaatgaaaaatttaataaaaaaacctaaaataaatctGGAAAGGAAGCAAGTAACAgattaaaaacctaaaataagaTGAAATGACTTCTTTTTGTTACATTAAACATTCTTGATAGCATATGGAGTGGCCCAACAACTTCATCTGCTTGATTCAATTCATTTCAGGTTGCAATCTGGAAAGAAAGCAAGTAACACATTAATGTGAGAAGATGTTTCATTTGATTCCTGCATCTCTTCAACCTCTCCTCAACTACCCTCTCTACCACTCGGTTTAGAGCAGTTTGTTTAGGGCCGCCACTAAGTAATGGTGTTGGTAGCTCTAACTAATAACTAATGTGTAACGGTTATTTTTACGTTTGTTCCCTTTGGTTGTCACCAACTCCTCAAGAAGAGAAAGTCTCTTTCATTTGTTTGACT
This genomic stretch from Vigna radiata var. radiata cultivar VC1973A chromosome 7, Vradiata_ver6, whole genome shotgun sequence harbors:
- the LOC106766241 gene encoding uncharacterized protein LOC106766241 — translated: MLVTQVLNENNYSSWSRSMRRALLSKNKIKFVDGSIKKPQKTDTLFDAWERCNMMILSWITKALSPHIAESVIYAEEAKDLWDELKERFSKGDYFKISDLLQDIHSIKQGERGVSQFFTDLKILWEELESLRPIPTCTCQVPCSCDLSRIFLKYREMEHVICFLKGLNDSYSTIRTQIHLMDPLPNINRVFSLIMQQERQEKQGVVDIKALASMTDRNNQWRNQGNQGRGYGTRGQGRGRGRNPNYGKQCSYCNKMNHTIDECYSKHGYPPWYKKGDNNQEKRSDWSSVNICQNSTEPEGTQNTQQTGNSNVFNSFTTEQMEKLLRMIDRADESSHKINQV